The following proteins are encoded in a genomic region of Synechococcus sp. CBW1002:
- a CDS encoding peroxiredoxin yields MHRRPLLQGLAMAALGLLGHPRQAFAMGGTLPSLDTEAPAFDLEGVVAGAIIHRSLTDFAGRWLVLYFYPKDFTGGCTLEARGFQRDLAAFAALDANVVGISADDPEAHASFCDSEGLAFPLLSDPGGTVSQRYGSWIPPFSQRHTFLIDPAGILRQRWVAVRPTLHSQEVLAALQSIQGKHP; encoded by the coding sequence ATGCATCGCCGACCCCTTCTTCAAGGCCTGGCCATGGCGGCTCTTGGCCTGCTTGGACATCCCAGGCAGGCTTTTGCAATGGGAGGCACACTTCCTTCGCTCGATACAGAGGCTCCGGCCTTTGATCTTGAGGGCGTCGTGGCTGGAGCCATCATCCACCGCAGTCTCACCGACTTCGCCGGCCGCTGGTTGGTGCTCTATTTCTATCCCAAGGATTTCACCGGCGGTTGCACGCTCGAAGCTCGTGGCTTCCAGCGTGACCTGGCCGCCTTTGCTGCGCTGGATGCCAACGTGGTCGGCATCAGCGCCGATGATCCCGAGGCCCACGCGTCCTTCTGCGACAGCGAAGGGCTGGCCTTCCCTCTGCTCTCTGATCCGGGTGGCACCGTGAGCCAACGCTACGGCTCCTGGATCCCCCCATTCTCACAACGGCATACCTTTCTGATCGATCCGGCCGGCATCCTGCGGCAGCGCTGGGTAGCGGTTCGCCCCACCCTGCACAGCCAGGAGGTGCTGGCCGCACTGCAAAGCATTCAGGGCAAACACCCCTAG
- a CDS encoding metallophosphoesterase: MAPFPRSLQGQLPRLRRRQLLRMLPSLGIAIAAAPWFIPRSGRSASQGPPTRLRVLAIADSGSGNANQQAVADRMAALHRREPVNLVLMGGDNIYPDGNIKLVQSTFERPYRALLQAGVPFHAVLGNHDIRTANGTPQLHYKPFGMAGRWYSLRRGPVEFFLLDTNGNADWNRQLPWLQSALSASKAPWKVVVGHHPIYSSGHYGDQPHLIHRLTPLFKRHGVQLYINGHEHNYERTKPIDGITYLTVGGAGAWLRPVKANARSARAASVYSFAELDFTPTQLELRAWDSKGQRIDQVQLTARP; this comes from the coding sequence ATGGCCCCGTTCCCCCGGAGTCTGCAAGGCCAGTTGCCTCGGCTGCGCCGCCGTCAGTTGCTCAGAATGTTGCCCTCTCTGGGCATCGCCATCGCAGCAGCGCCCTGGTTCATTCCCCGGTCTGGCCGGTCTGCAAGTCAGGGCCCGCCCACCAGATTGCGGGTTCTGGCGATCGCTGACAGCGGCAGCGGCAACGCCAATCAACAGGCCGTGGCCGATCGCATGGCCGCATTGCATCGCCGAGAGCCAGTCAATCTGGTGCTGATGGGCGGAGACAACATCTATCCAGACGGCAACATCAAGCTGGTGCAGTCCACCTTTGAGCGTCCCTACCGGGCCCTGCTTCAGGCGGGGGTGCCCTTTCATGCGGTGCTGGGCAATCACGACATCCGCACCGCGAACGGCACTCCGCAGCTCCACTACAAACCCTTCGGCATGGCAGGACGGTGGTACAGCCTGCGACGAGGGCCGGTGGAGTTTTTTCTGCTCGACACCAATGGCAACGCCGACTGGAACCGACAGTTACCGTGGCTTCAGAGTGCCCTGAGCGCTTCCAAGGCCCCCTGGAAGGTGGTGGTAGGCCACCATCCGATTTACTCATCGGGTCATTACGGCGACCAGCCGCACCTGATCCATCGACTCACACCACTGTTCAAACGACACGGCGTGCAGCTGTACATCAACGGCCACGAGCACAACTACGAGCGCACAAAGCCGATTGATGGCATCACTTACCTCACGGTGGGCGGTGCTGGGGCCTGGCTTCGACCGGTCAAGGCCAACGCCCGCAGCGCCCGGGCCGCCAGTGTCTACAGCTTCGCTGAACTCGATTTCACTCCCACCCAACTTGAGCTGCGGGCCTGGGACAGCAAGGGACAGCGTATCGATCAGGTGCAACTGACGGCGCGACCCTGA
- a CDS encoding MliC family protein: protein MTTLTLPRLVGSSLALGLMPLLPGSAIARSLKGPIPLTEAAPLRVELREQAHYRCRGGGEVRASYYSLNDDSLAFVRLILPGGSRQTLPNIVSGSGARYSDDASMVWWVKGDGAFAQTRGSDGSWETSLEDCRLKRP from the coding sequence ATGACGACTCTCACGCTTCCGAGACTGGTCGGGTCAAGCCTTGCCCTGGGATTGATGCCGCTGTTGCCGGGCTCGGCCATAGCCAGGTCTCTGAAAGGGCCGATTCCCCTGACCGAGGCGGCACCCCTGCGTGTGGAGCTGCGTGAACAAGCCCACTATCGCTGCCGCGGCGGCGGAGAGGTGAGAGCCAGCTATTACAGCCTCAACGACGACAGCCTTGCCTTTGTCCGCCTGATTTTGCCTGGGGGGAGCCGGCAGACCCTGCCCAACATCGTCTCCGGGTCGGGTGCCCGCTACAGCGACGACGCCTCAATGGTGTGGTGGGTCAAGGGCGATGGAGCCTTCGCACAGACCCGAGGATCCGATGGCAGCTGGGAGACCAGCCTTGAGGATTGCAGGCTGAAACGCCCCTGA